The following proteins are encoded in a genomic region of Candidatus Krumholzibacteriia bacterium:
- a CDS encoding serine hydrolase domain-containing protein, translating into MLSARAVASFLFLVAGPSCAPRAEPRLAAELRRAIEAEIAAAAAQGFSGAVAVRVENEEPLTVVAGHADREGRIPVTSSTLFQVASISKYFAAAATLKLAERGKIALEDSLAKYLAGLPPDHGAIRVRELLGHTSGLANAYAAEGIAERDRALAALGQVPIDPARRGKFGYSNDGYELLAILVEVVAGTPYEQFVHRELLVPAGVSGISYWSETDLTDPHLVAQCLDAGRPGPMLRARNYGVLGSAAVLATPEALIDWQLAVWSGKVLSARWRDEMFAGRSTVSIGSAGYGVFIAPTPGGGRRLLARGYEDWGANAVLSHWPSQGVAIAVVTSSGPPEATGHPGWSRTLTDSIAARVLGRP; encoded by the coding sequence ATGCTCAGCGCCCGAGCCGTCGCCAGCTTCCTGTTCCTCGTCGCCGGCCCGTCGTGCGCGCCGCGGGCGGAGCCGCGGCTCGCAGCCGAACTCCGGCGCGCCATCGAGGCGGAGATCGCTGCGGCGGCTGCCCAGGGGTTCTCAGGCGCCGTCGCCGTCCGGGTCGAGAATGAAGAGCCACTCACGGTGGTCGCCGGTCACGCCGACCGCGAGGGCCGGATACCGGTCACCAGCTCCACTCTCTTCCAGGTGGCGTCGATCTCGAAATACTTCGCGGCAGCAGCGACGCTGAAGCTCGCCGAGCGCGGGAAGATCGCCCTCGAGGACTCGCTAGCGAAGTACCTCGCCGGCCTGCCGCCGGATCACGGCGCGATCCGGGTGCGAGAGCTCCTCGGTCACACCTCGGGTCTCGCCAACGCCTACGCCGCGGAGGGCATCGCCGAGCGCGACCGCGCCCTCGCCGCCCTCGGCCAGGTGCCGATCGATCCCGCTCGGCGCGGCAAGTTCGGCTACTCGAACGACGGCTATGAGTTGCTCGCCATCCTGGTGGAGGTCGTCGCCGGAACGCCGTACGAGCAGTTCGTGCATCGCGAGCTGCTCGTGCCGGCCGGTGTCTCCGGCATAAGCTATTGGAGCGAGACCGATCTCACCGATCCTCACCTCGTCGCGCAGTGTCTCGACGCAGGTCGTCCTGGTCCCATGCTCCGGGCACGGAATTACGGAGTGCTCGGCTCTGCTGCGGTCCTCGCCACGCCCGAGGCGCTGATCGACTGGCAGCTCGCGGTCTGGTCGGGGAAGGTGCTCTCCGCCCGCTGGCGCGACGAGATGTTCGCCGGGCGGTCGACGGTTTCGATCGGCAGCGCTGGTTACGGAGTCTTCATCGCACCGACGCCCGGCGGTGGGCGCCGGCTGCTGGCGCGCGGCTACGAAGACTGGGGCGCCAACGCGGTGCTTTCCCACTGGCCCAGCCAAGGCGTGGCGATCGCCGTCGTCACCAGCAGCGGCCCGCCGGAAGCGACGGGTCATCCAGGATGGAGCCGCACCTTGACCGATTCGATCGCAGCCCGGGTTCTCGGACGACCGTAG
- a CDS encoding cysteine desulfurase-like protein produces the protein MNHLFDVTRIREHFPALTRARAPIYLDNPAGTQVAREAIEAMCDYMLYDNANLGGVFTTGKRSDAMVAEARAAVADFLCAPSATEIVFGSNMTTLTYAFSRAFGRTLEPGDEIVVTRLDHDANLAPWLALEERGVVLRWLDVHPEDCTLDLEALDGLLGPRTRLVTVGLASNAVGTVNDVPRIVRAAHAAGALAFVDAVHYAPHGPIDVGQLGCDFLACSAYKFFGPHVGVLWGRYELLERFPAYKPRPVSDAPPDKWETGTQSLEGIAGTVGALRYLEWLGEETAATAPRTRRERLQGAMQAIRNREREISRALLDGLGSVRGLRIYGSTDRERIEGRVPTVSFTLAGRTPRQVAEHLAGRDIQVWEGNHFAPVIMERLGLGASGGTVRVGAVHYNTHEEIDRLVAAVTALA, from the coding sequence ATGAATCACCTTTTCGACGTGACCCGCATCCGCGAGCACTTCCCCGCCCTCACCCGGGCGCGCGCCCCCATCTATCTCGACAATCCGGCGGGGACCCAGGTGGCCCGCGAGGCGATCGAGGCCATGTGCGACTACATGTTGTACGACAACGCCAACCTCGGCGGCGTTTTCACCACGGGCAAGCGCTCCGATGCCATGGTGGCCGAAGCGCGCGCCGCCGTGGCCGACTTCCTCTGCGCCCCTTCCGCCACCGAGATCGTCTTCGGCTCCAACATGACCACTCTCACCTACGCCTTCAGCCGGGCCTTCGGGCGCACGCTCGAACCGGGCGACGAGATCGTCGTCACCAGGCTCGACCACGACGCCAACCTCGCCCCCTGGCTCGCCCTCGAGGAGCGAGGCGTTGTGCTGCGCTGGCTCGACGTGCATCCCGAGGACTGCACGCTCGACCTCGAGGCACTGGACGGCCTGCTCGGTCCGCGGACGCGGCTCGTCACCGTGGGCCTCGCCTCGAACGCCGTCGGCACGGTGAACGACGTGCCGCGCATCGTGCGCGCGGCACATGCGGCCGGGGCCCTCGCTTTCGTGGACGCGGTGCACTATGCGCCGCATGGGCCGATCGATGTCGGGCAGCTGGGTTGCGATTTCCTCGCCTGCTCGGCCTACAAGTTCTTCGGCCCCCACGTGGGCGTGCTCTGGGGCCGTTACGAACTTCTCGAACGCTTCCCGGCCTACAAGCCCCGCCCGGTGAGCGATGCCCCGCCGGACAAATGGGAAACCGGGACGCAGAGCCTGGAAGGCATCGCCGGCACAGTCGGTGCGCTGCGTTATCTCGAGTGGCTCGGGGAGGAGACGGCGGCAACGGCGCCGCGCACGCGGCGCGAGCGCCTGCAAGGCGCGATGCAGGCGATCCGGAACCGGGAGCGCGAGATCTCCCGGGCCCTCCTCGACGGCCTCGGCTCGGTGCGGGGCTTGCGCATCTACGGCAGCACCGACCGTGAACGGATCGAGGGAAGGGTCCCGACCGTGTCGTTCACCCTGGCCGGGCGCACGCCGCGCCAGGTGGCGGAACATCTGGCCGGCCGCGACATCCAGGTGTGGGAAGGAAACCACTTCGCGCCGGTGATCATGGAACGCCTCGGCCTGGGAGCCTCCGGAGGCACGGTCCGTGTCGGCGCCGTGCACTACAACACGCACGAGGAGATCGATCGGCTAGTGGCGGCGGTGACGGCTCTCGCCTGA
- a CDS encoding SPFH domain-containing protein: MTPLAIIVAIVIVVLLSGLRIAQEYQRGVVFRLGRYRALRGPGLYWVIPLGIERAVTIDIRTRTVSAEQQETITRDSVTVKLNAVLWYRITDPAKSVIAVADAPAAVYQLALTSLRNSIGQHDLDEVLQERDKINGLLRQNIGGSTAAWGVEVERFEMKDVELPQAMQEVMAMQAQAIREKRARIIKADAELEASRKLAEAAHQMANNPVAVELRRMQMVTEVGAENNSTTVLMIPSDFVSLSKSLSEYLREQKPSGAS; the protein is encoded by the coding sequence ATGACACCTTTGGCGATCATCGTCGCTATCGTAATCGTCGTTCTACTGTCAGGACTGCGCATCGCGCAAGAGTATCAACGTGGAGTTGTATTTCGCCTTGGTCGCTATAGGGCTCTACGTGGGCCGGGCTTGTACTGGGTCATCCCGCTGGGGATCGAGCGTGCGGTGACGATCGACATTCGCACACGAACCGTGTCCGCCGAGCAGCAGGAAACCATCACACGCGACAGTGTCACGGTCAAGCTCAATGCGGTGCTGTGGTATCGGATCACGGATCCGGCCAAGTCTGTTATTGCGGTCGCGGACGCTCCCGCGGCCGTCTACCAGTTGGCGCTGACGAGTCTGCGCAACTCCATCGGTCAACATGATCTCGACGAGGTCTTGCAGGAACGAGACAAGATCAATGGCTTGCTGCGTCAGAATATCGGGGGCTCCACCGCCGCGTGGGGTGTGGAGGTGGAACGTTTCGAGATGAAGGATGTGGAATTGCCTCAAGCCATGCAGGAGGTGATGGCCATGCAGGCGCAGGCGATTCGCGAGAAGCGAGCGCGGATCATCAAGGCGGACGCGGAGTTGGAAGCGTCCAGGAAGCTCGCAGAGGCAGCCCACCAAATGGCAAACAACCCCGTGGCAGTCGAGTTGAGGCGGATGCAGATGGTGACCGAAGTCGGCGCAGAGAACAACAGCACCACGGTACTGATGATCCCGTCGGACTTCGTGTCGCTCTCGAAGAGCCTCAGCGAGTATCTGCGCGAACAGAAGCCGAGTGGCGCATCTTAG